A genomic region of Ignavibacteria bacterium contains the following coding sequences:
- a CDS encoding DUF2520 domain-containing protein has product MKNLSVAIIGAGKVGSAFAVSLKKKRIKITSIIDKNHKKAKTLAAKVKANHYSKKISEIPEKTNLFIISVQDRFIKEVSQELSKNFSDWKGKFAFHTSGSLNSDELIDLAERGCNVFSFHPNYSFASDYFEDNLINFNDSVFAIETDSKISKHFAIDFCKKMNWDYIILKKDQKPIYHAFAVILSNYTVTQFFQIKKYLGNKAVKSYLNLLLSTIQNLKNLGVENALTGPVIRGDVLTIKRNLTSIENLNEELKLIYKSFGLLSLELVEQKLDKQTFQEIKKLFSN; this is encoded by the coding sequence ATGAAAAATTTATCGGTTGCGATTATTGGTGCTGGAAAAGTCGGGAGCGCTTTTGCTGTTTCGTTGAAAAAGAAAAGAATCAAAATCACTTCAATAATTGATAAGAATCATAAAAAAGCTAAAACTTTAGCAGCAAAAGTAAAGGCTAACCACTATTCAAAAAAAATTTCGGAAATCCCTGAAAAGACTAATCTCTTTATTATTTCTGTTCAAGACAGATTCATAAAAGAAGTTTCACAGGAACTGTCAAAAAATTTTTCTGATTGGAAAGGGAAATTTGCATTTCACACTTCTGGTTCTTTAAACTCTGATGAATTAATTGATTTAGCCGAAAGAGGCTGTAATGTTTTTTCTTTTCATCCAAATTATAGTTTTGCATCTGACTATTTCGAAGATAATCTAATTAATTTTAATGATAGTGTATTTGCAATTGAGACTGATTCAAAAATATCAAAGCATTTTGCAATAGATTTCTGTAAAAAAATGAATTGGGACTATATCATTCTTAAAAAAGATCAAAAACCAATTTATCATGCTTTTGCCGTTATTTTATCGAATTATACAGTAACTCAGTTTTTTCAGATAAAAAAATATCTCGGTAATAAGGCAGTCAAATCTTATTTGAACTTATTACTTTCTACAATTCAAAATCTTAAAAACTTAGGAGTGGAGAATGCATTAACGGGTCCGGTTATAAGAGGCGATGTTTTAACAATTAAAAGAAATCTAACGTCAATAGAAAATTTAAACGAAGAATTAAAGTTGATTTATAAAAGTTTTGGACTTTTAAGCTTAGAACTTGTCGAACAAAAACTTGATAAACAAACATTTCAGGAAATAAAAAAACTTTTTTCAAATTAG